The following coding sequences are from one Gossypium hirsutum isolate 1008001.06 chromosome A12, Gossypium_hirsutum_v2.1, whole genome shotgun sequence window:
- the LOC107927337 gene encoding receptor-like protein kinase FERONIA, with protein MNSPTNPQFVHFFFIFINYLCFTDAENIFLNCGSSSNSIDLNGREWAGDSSPGSKFIASHQPNETSIVSKATNLNPSIDPVPYLTARIFQSPFTYSFPVTPGHKFLRLFFNPSAYHGFQSPGDFFTVTAGPFTLLTHFSPSLTAQSLGLKTLDKEFCLHIQENQVLNITFSPSLVPLGAFAFVNGIEIISMPTDLYYKSRARPMPNGFAVPNSTALELMHRLNIGGDSISPANDSGLYRRWLDDEACFVGSGDRVVNSTAPIKYWKIAPFVAPARVYQTARCTNKQKSLSWNLTVDSGFTYFVRLHLCELHNHPEVTKHGRNKFVVRIGNGKTEAVEDVITWSGRRGVAVYRDHVVKMPKVGNYGKTHLFLSLGNNNGNNKLRALNSDPILNGLEVFKLSDSQGNLAAGVNPVSKIPEADKSRDRKLVFIISGATLAAFTLILLLGLTIFILRRKESNEKDKSVTLRGLCRRFTLEELRDATNNFDRALVIGNGGFGRVFKGCIDGGTPVAIKALKPTSTQGSKEFETEIKMLSDLRYRHLVSLIGCCDEGVKIIVYEYMPGGTLRDHLYSTKGPPLSWKQRLEISIGVARGIKYLHGQNTKIIHRDIKPSNILLDDNLVSKVSDFGLSRFGPTSLSRSHVTTGVRGTFGYVDPEYFETSRLSVKSDVYSFGVVLFEMLCARPAVDLRLDDEQPTLAEWVRRCIKVGKLKQIMDPNLKGQISPGCLKAYVGIALKCLNNDRHKRPTMAAVLKKLKRALELQECTDAASDDDGEDEEEIMNNNDKQLFLKPNKNAKVVYSCPTFWNKTISRKELLRFLSDRAGLKWSTPPSLSGLKTLCYNDSSYGTMSGEL; from the coding sequence ATGAATTCTCCAACAAACCCCCAATTTGTTcacttcttcttcatcttcatcaattACCTCTGTTTCACAGATGCTGAAAATATCTTCCTTAACTGTGGTTCCTCTAGTAATTCAATTGACCTCAACGGCCGTGAATGGGCCGGTGATTCTTCCCCTGGCTCAAAGTTTATTGCCTCTCATCAACCAAATGAGACATCTATAGTCTCAAAAGCCACTAACTTGAACCCCTCGATTGATCCAGTTCCTTATTTGACTGCTCGAATTTTTCAGTCTCCATTCACTTACTCTTTCCCGGTTACTCCAGGCCACAAGTTCCTGCGCTTGTTTTTTAATCCTAGCGCTTACCATGGATTTCAAAGTCCCGGCGACTTCTTCACTGTTACTGCTGGGCCTTTCACTCTCCTTACACACTTTAGTCCTTCTCTTACTGCTCAGTCTTTGGGGTTGAAAACTTTGGATAAAGAATTCTGTTTACACATACAAGAAAACCAGGTTTTAAACATAACGTTTTCTCCTTCTTTGGTTCCTTTGGGTGCTTTTGCCTTCGTAAATGGGATTGAGATTATCTCTATGCCCACTGATCTTTATTACAAATCAAGAGCTAGACCCATGCCAAATGGGTTTGCCGTTCCAAACAGTACAGCCCTTGAACTGATGCACCGGTTAAACATTGGCGGGGATTCTATTTCGCCGGCTAATGACTCAGGCTTGTATCGGAGATGGTTAGATGACGAGGCCTGTTTCGTAGGTTCAGGCGACCGTGTTGTCAATTCAACTGCTCCAATCAAATACTGGAAGATTGCTCCTTTTGTTGCACCTGCAAGGGTTTATCAAACAGCACGGTGCACAAACAAACAGAAGAGCCTTTCCTGGAATTTGACCGTTGATTCAGGGTTTACATACTTTGTAAGACTTCACTTGTGTGAACTTCACAATCACCCCGAGGTAACAAAGCATGGAAGGAACAAGTTTGTTGTAAGAATTGGAAATGGAAAGACTGAGGCTGTGGAAGATGTGATTACTTGGAGTGGGAGAAGGGGGGTTGCTGTTTACAGAGATCATGTTGTCAAGATGCCAAAGGTGGGAAACTATGGTAAAACTCATCTTTTTTTATCTTTGGGAAACAACAATGGCAACAATAAGTTAAGAGCTTTAAACTCTGATCCTATCTTAAATGGTTTGGAAGTTTTTAAGCTCAGTGACTCTCAAGGCAATCTTGCAGCTGGAGTAAATCCAGTTTCCAAGATCCCAGAAGCTGACAAGTCTAGGGACAGAAAATTGGTGTTCATCATCAGCGGGGCGACGCTGGCTGCTTTCACTCTCATCTTGCTACTTGGTCtcactatttttattttgaggAGAAAGGAAAGCAACGAGAAGGACAAGTCTGTGACACTAAGAGGACTTTGCAGACGCTTCACATTGGAAGAACTCCGAGATGCCACCAACAACTTTGACAGAGCTCTAGTGATTGGCAATGGTGGTTTCGGTAGAGTTTTCAAAGGCTGCATAGACGGTGGAACTCCTGTAGCTATAAAGGCACTGAAGCCAACATCAACTCAAGGTTCCAAGGAGTTCGAGACCGAAATCAAAATGCTATCTGATCTCCGGTACCGGCATCTGGTATCTCTAATAGGTTGTTGTGATGAAGGTGTGAAGATCATTGTTTATGAGTACATGCCAGGGGGAACACTCCGGGATCATCTCTACAGCACAAAGGGTCCTCCATTGTCATGGAAACAAAGACTTGAAATCAGCATTGGTGTTGCCCGTGGGATTAAATACCTTCACGGCCAAAACACCAAGATCATCCACAGGGATATCAAGCCCAGCAACATTCTCTTAGACGATAATTTGGTTTCCAAGGTTTCAGATTTTGGTCTATCCAGATTTGGACCGACAAGCTTATCACGCAGCCATGTCACAACTGGTGTTAGGGGTACGTTCGGGTACGTAGACCCTGAGTACTTTGAAACTAGTCGCCTATCAGTGAAGTCCGATGTGTATAGCTTTGGGGTAGTTCTATTTGAGATGCTATGTGCAAGACCGGCAGTGGATTTAAGGCTCGATGATGAACAGCCAACCCTGGCAGAGTGGGTTCGGCGTTGCATCAAAGTTGGCAAGCTTAAACAGATTATGGATCCCAATCTTAAAGGTCAGATATCTCCAGGGTGCTTGAAAGCATACGTAGGTATTGCTTTAAAGTGCCTGAACAATGATAGGCATAAACGGCCAACAATGGCTGCAGTGTTGAAGAAACTGAAGCGTGCTTTAGAATTACAAGAGTGCACTGATGCAGCTTCGGATGATGATggtgaagatgaagaagaaatcaTGAACAACAATGACAAGCAACTATTtttaaaaccaaacaaaaatgCCAAGGTGGTCTATTCTTGTCCAACATTTTGGAACAAAACAATATCTCGAAAGGAACTATTGAGGTTTCTGAGCGACAGGGCAGGGTTGAAATGGTCTACACCACCTTCCTTGTCTGGTCTCAAGACCCTTTGTTATAATGATTCAAGTTATGGTACCATGTCCGGCGAGCTTTAA